One Aegilops tauschii subsp. strangulata cultivar AL8/78 chromosome 7, Aet v6.0, whole genome shotgun sequence genomic window carries:
- the LOC109785979 gene encoding uncharacterized protein produces the protein MIQERGDYKSLDPVDILVRLDTHEFQQAEKTDLYGPSYGRSRALEAKEISSSEGENSDNNLGDPEELSQALAMLVRKFQKFSRRGHLENLQEWLKESKKKKYKDDSSDDS, from the exons atgattcaagaacgtggagactacaagtcactAGATCCTGTTGATATCCTCGTAAGACTGGATACTCATGAATTCCAACAAGCTGAGAAGACAGATCTCTACGGGCCAAGCTATGGAAGATCACGTGCACTGGAGGCCAAGGAAATTTCCTCATCTGAAGGGGAAAATTCTGACAACAACCTTGGTGATCCTGAGGAACTAAGCCAGGCgctagcaatgctcgtgaggaaattccagaagttctcaaggcgTGGCCATTTGGAAAATCTTCAAGAG TGGCtgaaggaatcaaagaagaagaagtacAAGGATGACAGTTCAGATGACTCGTAG